The nucleotide sequence CTCTTACAACAATAGCAGTGATACTGCTGGTCATTTACTTTGTTTCCTGCTACTAAGCTATGCTGCATCATTCAAGCAGACCTGCAGTACCTGTAGAAAAGTAGGTACAGTACAAGTAGGGCCtggatattttaaaatcaaacaatGGACACTTAAACATTCAcccagaaaaatgttttattgtagTGAAGttacacaggagaaaaatatctCCCTGCTTCTGGTTTAAGGCTATGCTGACCCATAAAAGCACATTGCACTTCCAGTCATTTTTACAAGTTTATAAGGACACCACctactattttcttttttatcctttttttttccaattaactATAACTATTTAAAGCTGGAATCCAGAATATTTCCTTGTaggagtttttgtttgtttttttcttttttctttcttgctttctttcttttcctttcttttcctttcttttcctttctttgcctgTCCAGTTTATTTAGTCTAAAAGCACCTCAGGACACATGAGGGTTGCTTCATACTTTCCCATAATGACCTCATATGGCTCTAACCCCAGGCTCAGTGTACAACACTATGCTGCATAGTGGTCAGATCATTGTTATCACCAGCAAGCAGGAAGATGGAATGGCAGCAGGTACAGGGGGTTAATGGAAGAGTGCTGAAGTGACCTAGATTACAAAATACTTCTTCCCCCATCAAGGTGACTGCCAGCTCACATTTAATGCAAAAAATCAGCAAAGCACTGCATTAGCCTggcacacatacacacaggaAAACTGGTACAGGGTCTGTGACCATACAGAAAACAAGTAGAAGGTGAGACAGGTTTTGGACCTGCCAACCTTGTAATTGTCATTTGAGGAAAACAAATATAACACTGTTTATCATCTGCTAACTACTCTTCCCACACAACATGTTATGTACAGCATACTATCTTACATATTTACATAATGATACACAGGTCTTCACCAGCAACAACTCTTTTGGTGAAAGGATGTGACATGTCAAGCTGACtgacacttctgaaaaaaaagttcataCAGAGCTAGCTTATTCTTTGTCCCTTAAAAGTGAAATCCTACAAATGATTAGCAAGATATctatttttacaatatttacTTTATACAGTGCAAAGAGGAAGGACAGGCTTTTTAAACATAGGACTCCTTAGCATACTGGATCTGCTCCACCTCAAAAACCGGCTGGCTGCACCTCCGAGCCACATATTCGAGTTTGTTCTTTTGACAGGACTCAGACATGGCTCTCATCCGGTAGACTCCTGGGGTCACGGGTAAATTCACACGGGAGTTTACTCCTACAGTAATGCTGAAGGTTTCAGTTTCCATGTCAGAATCCTTTGTTGCAGAAACTCTGGCACGGCGTGGATCCCTCAGATCCATATATGCCGTGTCCTGTGCACTGTGGCTGCATGGATAAGGCAGCAAAACATCCTGGTTTGATGCCGCTAATCTCAGAGTCTGAACCGTGAGATTTTGGGAGGGAGCTTTAGCGGCCAGGCAGTTTTTAACAGCCTCTTCATAAGAGGGTGGTCTTCTAGGGTTTTTCTGGTCTACCTCTCTGAACACTTCATCAACAGACCTGAGACGGGGCCTTTGCTGATACTCCACAGGCAATTGTTTGTCATCATTACAGCTGCCCTCCTGGACAATTCTACAGGAGAACTGATCTTCTTTCTTTGTGAAACTGTCCCTCTGAAAAAACATGGGTTTTCCAGGcccccagctctgggtttttattaatgttttcctGCGGTTTGCAAAAGAGAATGACATGGAATGTTTTTTGATCTCTCTGCTAGGTGTACTGCCGTCTTCGGTGGCCTTGGTGGAAAAGGACTGAGGCCtatttaaaaaggtttttttgggaCTAGAGGGGGAAACTACAGGGGAGCTGGTGAAAACTGAGCCATCAGAGCTCTCCAGGGAGCAACTGGAGGATGTTTTGGGGAGAGAATCGGTTGATAATTGTGAAGGTAAGCCTGCAAGACGTTCCTCCAGTGCCTCCATCCATAGCAGTTTCTGCTGAACTGGAAAATTGTCCTCACTTTTGTTTAGCCTTTGTTTCCTTATTGTGTCATCAAGGCAGTTCTGGAAGGACAGGTCTGACTCTGAGTACCTCCTGTCCATTGTGCTGATGTCATTTTTGAAATTAgtcagggaagggacagagatGTTTGTTGGACATtttctgctcacagcagcactccTCCCTTTGGCCTGCTCCATTTCAGGGGTACAGGGGCTGCCTTCTGCTTCAGGATCTGGGCTGTCATAGGCAGAGTCATTCTGATGAGCTGCACAAAGTTGTTCTGTGGGAGAAAGAAGACATTAGTTTTCACTGACCAGCTgaggatgaaagaaaacaacacagaGAGAGTTCAGAAGAGAGCTTCAACAATCTTGAACTCTCTGTGTTTCCACAGATATATTCACATATCAAATTCAATAATGTGGCCCAGCAGCCCAAGTTGGTGACATCCCCAGTCCCTTCTCATACCTGTGGAGCTGTCTGTGTGCTCTGGTGACTCCTCAGCcaaggcacaggcagggaaggcaaTGTCCCCCTCAAATATTTCCAAGCAGTTGTTTATGAGGAACTCCACCAGCACTGTCACCTGCACACAGAAAACAGCCCATTTCAGTCAAGACAGATTGAAGATTCTTTCCTCACCCTGCCTGCTATCTTTGTAGGaaggacagcacagagcaggtggGCTTCTGCCAAAATCCTGGCTTAAAGCCCAAGGGTGAATCCACCATGGAGGATAAGGCCTGATGCTGCAGACAAATGGATCTGCCCCAATACAGACAAAACACCATCAGCCACAGCTTTGGCCTCGCTGCCCGAGGGCCCAGGGGTGACAATGGCCACAGGTGCCCCTTGCCCTCCGCATGCAAagtctgcaggagctgtgctgtgacttttggggctgcagggcagctgctgcttttgctcaCCACCACTAAGGCCCAGGGGTGCtgttctgctcagctgctgcaatgGCAGTGGGATGGATCCCTGTGGATGGCTCTCAACTGCCCCAAGGGAGCAGCCGCTCAGTGAGTTCAGCGCACCTTGTCATTCATCTCCTTCTGCACTTCCAGCGGGAGCGTGCTCTCCGTGCCTGGGCTCAGCATATTTGGGCCAATGCAGATGGCCAGGTTGCTGGAGTCCATCCTGTTGGTCTCAGCATTTTGGCTGATGTGGTGGAGCAGAGAGAGCAAGAGCTTGAGCAAGACGAGGTTTGGCCTCGGCAGCTTGTCAGCCACCCTGCGTGAGCACAAACAAAATGTCACGTTAGCTGATGGTGCAGTGGCCTCTGCTTCTTGATTTGAGCAAGTCTCAATTAAACTTGAGCAACACCAGTTCCTCCAGAAAGGGGCATGTGTGTGCTCTCTGTATCTTTCAGAAATCCCCATCTGCAGCTGAGTGTGGGGTTAATTATGAGACCTTGAATTACAAGGTCTTGACTGAAGGGCAGCATCGCAGAAGCCCATGTCCTGGAATGGACAGAATGATGCCAAGAGATGTCACCGGAGGCTTCCCTACACCCGTGCTTGTGCTGTGGGGCTTTCAAAGCACTCCCAGTCAGCCCCCACACCTACTGTTCCTGAAGAGCAAAACATGGTGGTTGTCTCCATGTGCCCAACCTCACCCCCAGCAGATGTAGAGGCTCTGTGTCAGTGCCTGTCCCACAGCACTGTGACTGTATTATCTGaggcactgcagcctctgccctgtTCCTGCATTGGTGGTTTCATAGAGCAATCTGAAGTAACTTcaggaagtgctgctgctgctggagccttcTAAACCAAGCCCCATGGAGCAATAGCAAGCTGATACAAATGACAGGCTTTTAAGTGTGACTTTCGATTTCAAAAGACACTATTGGCCTCTACCAGCTGCTCCATTACATTGGCAATGGTTGCAAAATTTCCTAGTTGAAAAACTTACTCTTTCAattcttcaattttttcttgcttgcttgGCTTCTCTAGAGCTTGCATCCATTTCTCATAGAGATCAGCTGATAGAAGTTTGGAGGGAATATTTCGGAGAAAGTCCTGCAAGGCCAAGAGATTTAGATGAAGTTTTGACACTAtccctgagcacagagagagTATTACTGTCACCTGGGCTCTAGCAGGATGACTTGAGCTACCTGACCATCAGCACTGAAAGAGCAGTACAATGCACAAGTGCACTTGCACTTGTGTAGTAACAGGATCCAGCTTTCAGTTGCTTTTCCTTCACTCACAATTCTCACTATTGCTCCCTGGGAGGATGATGAGCAAGAGGACAAAGTGAGTTTCCTCAGGAAATCAGCAGCCCAACAAGTAGGACTGACAATCAGATAGAAAAGTGACTGTCCTAAACTTGAAGAATTCAGTCTGGCTTAGTTCTGGCTTTAGCCAAGAGTCCCACCTAGATCAGCTTGGAGCACTGGATTGGGCCTGTGCATATTAGCAATGTACTCCCTCCAGTTTAGCTCAGAATTACTCACCTTCAAAACCACTGCCAGCAGGTGCACAGATTTGCTTTTCAGATCAACAT is from Serinus canaria isolate serCan28SL12 chromosome 3, serCan2020, whole genome shotgun sequence and encodes:
- the TAGAP gene encoding T-cell activation Rho GTPase-activating protein isoform X1, which translates into the protein MKVLSSCNTSKTLNAGNMESLIECQTEADAKKCPLSVPADTEDRLCLSNADGTKKRKKVISQSFTLRQSLTKRNSSGQLDLGAKITLFGHPLALICGEDDALPQPVQDLLTILYMKGPSTEGIFRKTANEKARKELKEDLNKGGNVDLKSKSVHLLAVVLKDFLRNIPSKLLSADLYEKWMQALEKPSKQEKIEELKEVADKLPRPNLVLLKLLLSLLHHISQNAETNRMDSSNLAICIGPNMLSPGTESTLPLEVQKEMNDKVTVLVEFLINNCLEIFEGDIAFPACALAEESPEHTDSSTEQLCAAHQNDSAYDSPDPEAEGSPCTPEMEQAKGRSAAVSRKCPTNISVPSLTNFKNDISTMDRRYSESDLSFQNCLDDTIRKQRLNKSEDNFPVQQKLLWMEALEERLAGLPSQLSTDSLPKTSSSCSLESSDGSVFTSSPVVSPSSPKKTFLNRPQSFSTKATEDGSTPSREIKKHSMSFSFANRRKTLIKTQSWGPGKPMFFQRDSFTKKEDQFSCRIVQEGSCNDDKQLPVEYQQRPRLRSVDEVFREVDQKNPRRPPSYEEAVKNCLAAKAPSQNLTVQTLRLAASNQDVLLPYPCSHSAQDTAYMDLRDPRRARVSATKDSDMETETFSITVGVNSRVNLPVTPGVYRMRAMSESCQKNKLEYVARRCSQPVFEVEQIQYAKESYV
- the TAGAP gene encoding T-cell activation Rho GTPase-activating protein isoform X2, translating into MKVLSSCNTSKTLNAGNMESLIECQTEADAKKCPLSVPADTEDRLCLSNDGTKKRKKVISQSFTLRQSLTKRNSSGQLDLGAKITLFGHPLALICGEDDALPQPVQDLLTILYMKGPSTEGIFRKTANEKARKELKEDLNKGGNVDLKSKSVHLLAVVLKDFLRNIPSKLLSADLYEKWMQALEKPSKQEKIEELKEVADKLPRPNLVLLKLLLSLLHHISQNAETNRMDSSNLAICIGPNMLSPGTESTLPLEVQKEMNDKVTVLVEFLINNCLEIFEGDIAFPACALAEESPEHTDSSTEQLCAAHQNDSAYDSPDPEAEGSPCTPEMEQAKGRSAAVSRKCPTNISVPSLTNFKNDISTMDRRYSESDLSFQNCLDDTIRKQRLNKSEDNFPVQQKLLWMEALEERLAGLPSQLSTDSLPKTSSSCSLESSDGSVFTSSPVVSPSSPKKTFLNRPQSFSTKATEDGSTPSREIKKHSMSFSFANRRKTLIKTQSWGPGKPMFFQRDSFTKKEDQFSCRIVQEGSCNDDKQLPVEYQQRPRLRSVDEVFREVDQKNPRRPPSYEEAVKNCLAAKAPSQNLTVQTLRLAASNQDVLLPYPCSHSAQDTAYMDLRDPRRARVSATKDSDMETETFSITVGVNSRVNLPVTPGVYRMRAMSESCQKNKLEYVARRCSQPVFEVEQIQYAKESYV